The following are encoded in a window of Castanea sativa cultivar Marrone di Chiusa Pesio chromosome 9, ASM4071231v1 genomic DNA:
- the LOC142611330 gene encoding DEAD-box ATP-dependent RNA helicase 38-like: protein MADTASATAATAAPKPQENTTAAAPPPPPPQEIPVPKTETKRWGDEEDDEPLEDTATSSTSQQDKAAAELNVEALTIDDTKSTVNKYLDEPQDAHITAVTVNDTPYTSASTFEDLNLSKELLKGLYIEMKFQKPSKIQAISLPMILTPPHKDLIAQAHNGSGKTTCFVLGMLSRIDLNLKNPQALCVCPTRELALQNLEVLRKMGKYTEITSECLVPMDKANYVPISRIPPLSAQIVIGTPGTIRKYILNGKLGLSYIKILVFDEADLMLDDAGFKDDSLRIKKDIEKKSSHCQVVLFSATFNETVKNFISRVVKDYNQLYVKKEELSLESVKQYKVHCPDERAKVLVIRDRIFELAENLGQTIIFVRTRNNAAMLHKALAELGYTVTTVQGAATPEDRDKIIQEFKNNLTKVLISTDLLSRGFDQQQVNLVINYDLPVNHNYQSEPDYEVYLHRIGRAGRFGRKGAVFNLLCSDRDEMIMTKIEGYFGTHIAEVNSWDSDEDYNNALKEAGLLFDS from the exons atgGCTGACACCGCCTCCGCCACCGCCGCCACGGCAGCGCCAAAGCCTCAGGAAAACACCACAGCTGCTGctccgccgccgccgccgccacaGGAAATACCTGTTCCAAAGACGGAGACGAAACGCTGGGGCGACGAAGAAGACGACGAGCCATTGGAGGACACGGCTACTTCGTCAACTTCGCAGCAGGACAAAGCCGCCGCCGAACTCAACGTCGAGGCCTTGACCATCGACGACACCAAAAGCACCGTCAACAAGTACCTCGATGAACCCCAAGACGCTCACATCACTGCG GTTACTGTGAATGATACCCCGTATACATCGGCGAGTACTTTCGAGGACTTGAATCTGTCGAAGGAGCTTTTGAAGGGTTTATATATTGAGATGAAATTCCAGAAGCCGAGTAAAATTCAAGCTATTAGTTTGCCCATGATTTTGACTCCTCCCCATAAGGATTTGATAGCCCAGGCGCATAATGGTTCTGGGAAAACTACTTGTTTTGTGCTTGGGATGTTGAGTCGCATTGATCTGAATCTAAAGAATCCTCAGGCCCTTTGCGTCTGCCCCACAAGAGAGTTGGCTTTGCAG AATTTGGAAGTACTTCGGAAGATGGGGAAATACACAGAGATAACTTCTGAGTGTCTTGTGCCAATGGACAAAGCAAATTATGTTCCAATATCAAGAATACCCCCATTGTCAGCTCAAATTGTAATTGGAACTCCTGGGACAATAAGGAAATACATATTGAATGGGAAATTGGGCCTATCTTATATTAAGATTCTTGTTTTTGATGAGGCAGATCTCATGCTAGAcgat GCTGGCTTTAAAGATGATTCATTGAGGATAAAGAAGGACATTGAAAAAAAGAGTTCTCACTGCCAG gTTGTACTGTTTTCTGCTACATTTAATGAAACCgttaaaaatttcatttcaagGGTTGTCAAAGATTACAATCAACTTTATGTCAAGAAAGAGGAACTATCTTTAGAGTCTGTGAAGCAGTACAAGGTGCATTGTCCTGATGAACGTGCCAAGGTTCTAGTGATTAGAGACAGAATATTTGAATTGGCAGAGAACTTGGGTCAGACAATAATATTTGTACGTACAAGAAATAATGCGGCAATGTTGCATAAGGCACTTGCTGAGCTTGGTTACACAGTTACTACCGTTCAAGGTGCTGCTACTCCAGAAGATAGAGACAAAATAATCCaagaattcaaaaataatttgactaaagTTCTTATATCAACTGATTTACTTTCCAGAGGCTTTGACCAGCAACAG GTTAATCTGGTTATCAACTACGATCTTCCGGTGAATCATAACTACCAATCAGAGCCTGATTATGAGGTGTACCTGCATAGGATTGGTAGGGCAGGGCGTTTTGGCCGCAAGG GAGCTGTGTTTAACTTGCTGTGCAGTGATAGGGATGAGATGATCATGACAAAAATTGAGGGATATTTTGGCACCCACATCGCAGAG GTCAATTCTTGGGATAGTGATGAAGACTACAACAATGCCCTTAAGGAAGCTGGATTGTTGTTTGATTCATAG
- the LOC142609695 gene encoding uncharacterized protein LOC142609695 isoform X2, with amino-acid sequence MGKKGGEKNGGNNKVAPAPAEKKDDVSVTAVYKIDLHCEGCAKKVKKAVRDFDGVEEVKTDCGANKLTVKGTNVDPTAIREKLEEKIEKKVELVSPQPKKDGSGDKKPEEKKAEKKAEPKKPKELRDELHKETLQHARENLEKEPPIMELRNQKGGEKNGGNNKVAPVPAEKKDDVSVTAVYKIDLHCEGCAKKVKKAVRDFDGVEEVKTDCGANKLTVKGTNVDPTAIREKLEEKIKKKVELVSPQPKKDGSGDKKPEEKKAEKKEEPKKPKELRDELHKETLQLARENLEKEPPIMELRNQKEGEKNGGANKDAPVLAEKKDNVSITVIYKIDLHCERFAKKVESTVHHFDGVEEVKTDCGAFKLTVKGTNVDPTAIKEKLEEEIKMKVELVSPQPKKDCSGSSGNKKPEEKKAEKKEEPKKPKELRDELHKETTSTCRGSQDQQPQPHPQDGSSHSWYPPSVVSSPNSSRPGTPSSASSSSFCSHKTSDRPQSPSHVSPAEAAGIIAVLEDKSVDELRKLLSDKDAYHHFLLSLDQVKIQNNSRDELRKETLQLARENLEKEPWIMELRNQCRII; translated from the exons ATGGGCAAG aAAGGGGGAGAAAAGAATGGTGGAAATAACAAGGTTGCGCCGGCGCCGGCGGAGAAGAAAGACGACGTTTCGGTCACCGCCGTTTACAAGATTGACTTGCATTGCGAAGGGTGCGCCAAGAAAGTCAAAAAAGCCGTTCGTGATTTCGATG GTGTGGAAGAGGTGAAGACAGATTGTGGTGCCAACAAATTGACGGTAAAAGGGACCAACGTAGACCCCACGGCAATCAGAGAGAAATTGGAAGAAAAAATCGAAAAGAAAGTTGAGCTAGTTTCTCCTCAGCCCAAAAAAGATGGCAGTGGCGATAAGAAGCCGGAAGAGAAGAAGGCTGAAAAGAAAGCAGAGCCCAAGAAACCCAAAGAG TTAAGAGATGAACTTCATAAGGAGACTCTACAACATGCAA GGGAGAACTTGGAAAAGGAACCACCAATTATGGAGCTTAGAAACCAG aAAGGGGGAGAAAAGAATGGTGGAAATAACAAGGTTGCGCCGGTGCCAGCGGAGAAGAAAGACGACGTTTCAGTCACCGCCGTTTACAAGATTGACTTGCATTGCGAAGGGTGCGCCAAGAAAGTCAAAAAAGCCGTTCGTGATTTCGATG GTGTGGAAGAGGTGAAGACAGATTGTGGTGCCAACAAATTGACGGTAAAAGGGACCAACGTAGACCCCACGGCAATCAGAGAGAAATTggaagaaaaaatcaaaaagaaagtTGAGCTAGTTTCTCCTCAGCCCAAAAAAGATGGCAGTGGCGATAAGAAGCCGGAAGAGAAGAAggctgaaaagaaagaagagccTAAGAAACCCAAAGAG TTAAGAGATGAACTTCATAAGGAGACTCTACAACTTGCGA GGGAGAACTTGGAAAAGGAACCACCAATTATGGAGCTTAGAAACCAG AAAGAGGGAGAAAAGAATGGTGGAGCTAACAAGGATGCGCCGGTGCTGGCGGAGAAGAAAGACAACGTTTCGATCACCGTCATTTACAAGATCGACTTGCATTGCGAACGTTTCGCCAAGAAAGTCGAAAGCACCGTTCATCATTTCGATG GTGTGGAAGAGGTGAAGACAGATTGTGGTGCCTTCAAATTGACAGTAAAAGGGACCAACGTAGACCCCACGGCAATCAAAGAGAAATTGgaagaagaaatcaagatgAAAGTTGAGCTGGTTTCTCCTCAGCCCAAAAAAGACTGCAGCGGCAGCAGTGGCAATAAGAAGCCGGAAGAGAAGAAggctgaaaagaaagaagagccTAAGAAACCCAAAGAG TTGAGAGATGAACTTCATAAGGAGACAACCTCTACCTGCAGGGGATCTCAGGACCAACAACCTCAGCCGCATCCACAGGATGGTTCTTCACATTCTTGGTATCCTCCATCTgtagttagctccccaaattCATCTCGTCCAGGAACACCAAGCAGTGCCTCTTCTAGCAGCTTCTGTTCACATAAGACTTCAGACAGGCCACAGTCACCATCACATGTTTCACCTGCTGAAGCTGCGGGTATTATTGCTGTTCTGGAGGATAAAAG TGTTGATGAATTACGTAAGCTTTTGTCTGACAAGGATGCATACCATCACTTCTTACTCTCACTTGatcaagtgaaaattcaaaacaat TCAAGAGATGAACTTCGTAAGGAGACTCTACAACTTGCAA GGGAGAACTTGGAAAAGGAACCATGGATTATGGAGCTTAGAAACCAG TGCAGAATAATTTAG
- the LOC142609595 gene encoding pistil-specific extensin-like protein: protein MGAVVLAIFIASLLASCTNLASALNEPKVIHVGGKVLCQDCTQGWNEWVHGCKPIKGGKVSIACMDDRSRVVYYGSDVTDELGQFDIIVNKYINGKELKAKLCSVRLVSSPDSTCNILTDFASGKRGVKLNLPSLVYRDQIKYTLGPFYFTKLLCDEPNTTDSDDTHGGHY, encoded by the exons atgggagcTGTCGTTTTGGCAATATTTATAGCATCACTTCTAGCGAGTTGCACCAATTTAGCTTCGGCTTTGAATGAACCCAAAGTAATACATGTTGGTGGAAAAGTACTGTGCCAGGATTGCACCCAAGGCTGGAATGAATGGGTTCATGGTTGCAAACCAATCAAAG GTGGTAAGGTATCAATAGCATGCATGGATGATAGGAGTAGAGTTGTGTATTATGGAAGCGATGTGACCGACGAGTTAGGCCAATTCGACATCATTGTGAATAAGTACATAAATGGGAAGGAACTCAAAGCTAAGCTATGTTCAGTGAGACTTGTTTCCTCCCCAGACTCGACTTGCAACATTCTCACAGACTTTGCTAGTGGAAAGAGAGGAGTGAAACTTAACCTACCAAGTTTGGTGTACCGTGATCAGATTAAATATACTCTAGGACCATTCTACTTCACAAAACTCTTGTGTGATGAACCCAATACCACTGATTCTGATGACACCCATGGAGGCCACTATTGA
- the LOC142609696 gene encoding uncharacterized protein LOC142609696 codes for MNSSSTRLARRTITASWSLIPRSTAVVGRGGPITRSASSSSLSPPQSNKSPKTEKKLVDRLSTVIDAVNDRKLPPELRGQRNAVRSETDIINVVEQRIWHSMEEGQFENLPGKGKPLNLSTNPHADPAEDTLYRILSKNGCAPEWVQLNKEIRTQISEWRAALKKAWAKTSNGDNSNWIQTSEPLKVQMREINSKVLRYNLIVPFGRQMCGLKWEKEMDRVNE; via the exons ATGAATTCAAGTTCAACCCGGCTCGCCAGAAGAACCATCACCGCATCATGGTCTCTGATCCCAAGATCAACGGCTGTGGTTGGCCGTGGTGGGCCCATCACTAGGTCGGCCTCGTCTTCGTCTTTGTCACCGCCACAGTCAAATAAATCTCCGAAGACAGAGAAGAAGCTGGTCGACCGTTTATCCACCGTCATAGACGCCGTCAATGACCGGAAACTTCCCCCTGAGCTTCGTGGCCAGCGCAACGCCGTCAG ATCAGAGACTGATATAATAAATGTAGTTGAGCAAAGAATATGGCACTCAATGGAAGAAGGGCAGTTTGAGAACCTGCCTGGCAAAGGAAAGCCCCTTAACCTTTCTACCAATCCTCATGCAGACCCAGCAGAAGACACCTTGTATAGAATCCTCTCCAAGAATGGGTGTGCGCCGGAGTGGGTTCAACTTAACAAAGAAATAAGGACTCAAATATCTGAGTGGCGAGCTGCGTTGAAGAAAGCTTGGGCAAAAACAAGCAATGGAGATAATTCTAATTGGATCCAAACTTCAGAGCCCTTAAAAGTGCAAATGCGAGAGATTAATAGCAAG GTTTTACGTTACAACCTTATTGTTCCTTTTGGCCGCCAAATGTGTGGACTTAAGTGGGAGAAAGAGATGGATCGTGTAAATGAATGA
- the LOC142609695 gene encoding uncharacterized protein LOC142609695 isoform X1, which yields MGKKGGEKNGGNNKVAPAPAEKKDDVSVTAVYKIDLHCEGCAKKVKKAVRDFDGVEEVKTDCGANKLTVKGTNVDPTAIREKLEEKIEKKVELVSPQPKKDGSGDKKPEEKKAEKKAEPKKPKELRDELHKETLQHARENLEKEPPIMELRNQKGGEKNGGNNKVAPVPAEKKDDVSVTAVYKIDLHCEGCAKKVKKAVRDFDGVEEVKTDCGANKLTVKGTNVDPTAIREKLEEKIKKKVELVSPQPKKDGSGDKKPEEKKAEKKEEPKKPKELRDELHKETLQLARENLEKEPPIMELRNQKEGEKNGGANKDAPVLAEKKDNVSITVIYKIDLHCERFAKKVESTVHHFDGVEEVKTDCGAFKLTVKGTNVDPTAIKEKLEEEIKMKVELVSPQPKKDCSGSSGNKKPEEKKAEKKEEPKKPKELRDELHKETTSTCRGSQDQQPQPHPQDGSSHSWYPPSVVSSPNSSRPGTPSSASSSSFCSHKTSDRPQSPSHVSPAEAAGIIAVLEDKSVDELRKLLSDKDAYHHFLLSLDQVKIQNNSRDELRKETLQLARENLEKEPWIMELRNQVNFAE from the exons ATGGGCAAG aAAGGGGGAGAAAAGAATGGTGGAAATAACAAGGTTGCGCCGGCGCCGGCGGAGAAGAAAGACGACGTTTCGGTCACCGCCGTTTACAAGATTGACTTGCATTGCGAAGGGTGCGCCAAGAAAGTCAAAAAAGCCGTTCGTGATTTCGATG GTGTGGAAGAGGTGAAGACAGATTGTGGTGCCAACAAATTGACGGTAAAAGGGACCAACGTAGACCCCACGGCAATCAGAGAGAAATTGGAAGAAAAAATCGAAAAGAAAGTTGAGCTAGTTTCTCCTCAGCCCAAAAAAGATGGCAGTGGCGATAAGAAGCCGGAAGAGAAGAAGGCTGAAAAGAAAGCAGAGCCCAAGAAACCCAAAGAG TTAAGAGATGAACTTCATAAGGAGACTCTACAACATGCAA GGGAGAACTTGGAAAAGGAACCACCAATTATGGAGCTTAGAAACCAG aAAGGGGGAGAAAAGAATGGTGGAAATAACAAGGTTGCGCCGGTGCCAGCGGAGAAGAAAGACGACGTTTCAGTCACCGCCGTTTACAAGATTGACTTGCATTGCGAAGGGTGCGCCAAGAAAGTCAAAAAAGCCGTTCGTGATTTCGATG GTGTGGAAGAGGTGAAGACAGATTGTGGTGCCAACAAATTGACGGTAAAAGGGACCAACGTAGACCCCACGGCAATCAGAGAGAAATTggaagaaaaaatcaaaaagaaagtTGAGCTAGTTTCTCCTCAGCCCAAAAAAGATGGCAGTGGCGATAAGAAGCCGGAAGAGAAGAAggctgaaaagaaagaagagccTAAGAAACCCAAAGAG TTAAGAGATGAACTTCATAAGGAGACTCTACAACTTGCGA GGGAGAACTTGGAAAAGGAACCACCAATTATGGAGCTTAGAAACCAG AAAGAGGGAGAAAAGAATGGTGGAGCTAACAAGGATGCGCCGGTGCTGGCGGAGAAGAAAGACAACGTTTCGATCACCGTCATTTACAAGATCGACTTGCATTGCGAACGTTTCGCCAAGAAAGTCGAAAGCACCGTTCATCATTTCGATG GTGTGGAAGAGGTGAAGACAGATTGTGGTGCCTTCAAATTGACAGTAAAAGGGACCAACGTAGACCCCACGGCAATCAAAGAGAAATTGgaagaagaaatcaagatgAAAGTTGAGCTGGTTTCTCCTCAGCCCAAAAAAGACTGCAGCGGCAGCAGTGGCAATAAGAAGCCGGAAGAGAAGAAggctgaaaagaaagaagagccTAAGAAACCCAAAGAG TTGAGAGATGAACTTCATAAGGAGACAACCTCTACCTGCAGGGGATCTCAGGACCAACAACCTCAGCCGCATCCACAGGATGGTTCTTCACATTCTTGGTATCCTCCATCTgtagttagctccccaaattCATCTCGTCCAGGAACACCAAGCAGTGCCTCTTCTAGCAGCTTCTGTTCACATAAGACTTCAGACAGGCCACAGTCACCATCACATGTTTCACCTGCTGAAGCTGCGGGTATTATTGCTGTTCTGGAGGATAAAAG TGTTGATGAATTACGTAAGCTTTTGTCTGACAAGGATGCATACCATCACTTCTTACTCTCACTTGatcaagtgaaaattcaaaacaat TCAAGAGATGAACTTCGTAAGGAGACTCTACAACTTGCAA GGGAGAACTTGGAAAAGGAACCATGGATTATGGAGCTTAGAAACCAGGTTAATTT TGCAGAATAA